The Oncorhynchus nerka isolate Pitt River linkage group LG15, Oner_Uvic_2.0, whole genome shotgun sequence genome contains the following window.
GTTTACTGTGTACTTTCTCTGTACAGTTGTTTACAGATCACTTGTTGTTTACAGTACTTTCTCTGTACAGTTGTCTACAGATCACTTGTTGTTTACAGTGTACTTTCTCTGTACAGTTGTCTACAGATCACTTGTTGTTTACTGTGTACTTTCTCTGTACAGTTGTTTACAGATCACTTGTTGTTTACAGTGTACTTTCTCTGTACAGTTGTTTACAGATCACTTGTTGTTTACAGTGTACTTTCTCTGTACAGTTGTTTACAGATCTTGTTGTTTACAGTTGATTCCAGACTTACAGAAACAGACAGTGGAAGGTCACCATGGATCTCGGTGAGTTTGAAGCAGACAACTCGGTGAGCTGTCGCCTGGCTTCAGCAATACCTGCCGTCTGCAAGACAGAAGACTGCTGTTTGGGTATCGATGAAGCCGGCAGGGGGCCTGTACTGGGTGAGTGGGCCTCCTTTTCAAATGTCATGGATCACTAGTCCATGTTAACTCATCTATTTTTAcgtttacattttggtcatttagcagatgccatTAAACAAATGGATTGGCTCCTATTCAAACGTCATGGATCACTTAGTAGGTCACTGAATGTCTGTTATCTAGTTGCTTGGTCATCCTTTGATGTTGCTTGCTAATATGGTGCGTTCGCCCTACCAGGACCCATGGTCTACGGAATATGTTTCTGTCCCGTCGCCAAAAAGGAAGCTCTGAAGGACTTAAAAGTGGCAGGTAAGTtcatgattattatttttttgattTGAAAGATATGCAATAACCTTCAAGAGGAATCTGTCAAATAATGATTTCATATATGTGTCGTGAAGGATGCCTGTGTGACTGTATTGTACATGTCTGTGTCTCTAGTGacaaaccttttgaggatcaaCAAAGTTGATTCATGCATCTGTTTGTTGTACAATGATGAGTTACTGTGTCTCCTCTTCTAGACTCGAAGACATTGACTGAGGCCCAGAGAGAGGATCTATTCCGCAACCTGGACGAGGCCAAGAGCTTTGTAGGCTGGGCTCTTCAGATTCTCTCACCCAACACTATCTCTACCAGCATGCTGCAGAGGTAtttacacacatactgtactacacacacacacagagaaagagacacagagcgaacaaccgaacacacacacagatgattaTAACCGTTCTGTTCATCCACAGGTCAAAATACAACCTGAATGCTCTCTCTCATGACGCAGCCATTGGCCTGGTACAGTTCGCCCTGGACAGTGGAGTGCAGCTCAAAGAGGTACGGTACAAAGCATCTTGGTTATTTCAAACCATCCATACAAACACACCGATATCCTTCATACAACATAACAAACCCTCTAGATGTTCTTTCTGCCCTCCTCTTTTCTCTGGCTTTGTCTCTCTATATTCCTTTTTATGTCTCCCTCCCTCgcgttctccctttctctctaccgTAGTCACTACCCTTCCAGCTATATAGACATGTTCTTTTTACTCGTTAtttactgtgtatttattccttctgtcactatttctgtttttgttattttattttgtatctTTAACTGCATggttggaaaaggacccgtaactaagcgtttcactgttgtttatgaagcacgTGACAAATGAAATGTCGTTTGATTCATTTGACCAATCATTTATTACTACCCTGTCCCTtgtcctccctccctgtgtgtgaCAGGTGTTTGTGGACACGGTGGGTCCTGCAGAGAAGTACCAGGAGAAGCTGTCCCAGCGGTTCCCCGGGGTGGAAGTGACCGTACGACCCAAAGCTGACTCCCTCTTCCCCATAGTCAGTGCTGCCAGTATCTGTGCCAAGGTTAGATGTCACGCTAATGCCAAACTCTTCCTTTGTTTTTAATAGtttcctctctttgtctcctgtACCTCGGGACCAGGGACCTGAAAGTTACTGGAGTGAAGGGTTTTGTCCCAGATGAGCAGTCCTCTTCAGGAGCAGGATTTGAGGTGAGGCCTGAGTGCCAGTTTGtttgtgctatcatgccaacttcTTGTCAAACCCTGACAGCGATTAAGTTGACAGGcgcacaaacagacctgggaccaggctaagaagGAGGATCACTGCCCTAAATGATCTCTGCTGCTCCCTCAGGTGGCCAGGGACCATTCAGTAAAAGACTGGAACTTTCCAGAAGACCTAGGAGAGGTGGATGCAGACTACGGCTCTGGCTATCCCAACGGTCAGTAGGGATGCGTGTTAGGGAATCTTCACCCATCACACACACTTTTTAATGGCTTGGCAACACTGGAACGATATATGAAGTTCAGCATCTTGTATTGAATCCCAATTTAGTCAAATTTGATGCTTTCTTTTTGTCCTTTAATAATAGAATGTGTTTTAACACTAGAAGTGCAGAGACCATCGTTTAAATGTTGTATTATTCTGCAATTTTAAAAGTCATGGCTGGTAAAGGATGGAGGCCCATCTTTTGTGTTAAATAGAAGTTTGTAGAAATACAGTCGTGTTTTAGTGCTGTAATTGTATCATTTGTTTAAAATAAAGTAGAATGGACCTTTTTCTTGTTGTGTCCTCCAGACCCGAAGACGAAGGCGTGGCTGTTGAAGGAGCTTGACCCGGTGTTTGGCTACCCTCAGTTTGTCAGGTTCAGCTGGAGCACCACACAGACCCTGCTGGACAGCAAGGCTGTCACTGTACACTGGTGAGGAGAGATGGGCTAGGGGGACTGGGGTGGGGTGAGGGTCTGTGTTGAGAGAGGGGGTACAGGTGAAGAAGGGCTTAGAGATGGGCTAGGGGGACTGGGGTGGGGTGAGGGTCTGTGTTGAGAGAGGGGTACAGGGAAGAAGGGCTTAGagatgggcagggggctggggTGGGATGAAGTTGAAGGGGGTACAGGTGAAGAAGGGCTTAGAGATGGGCTAGGGGGACTGGGGTGGGATGAGGGTCTGTGTTGAGAGAGGGGGTACAGGTGAAGAAGGGCTTAGAGATGGGCTAGGGGGACTGGGGTGGGATGAGGGTCTGTGGGTCTGTGTTAGAGATGGGCTAGGGGGCTGGGGTGGGATGAGGGTCTGTGGGGGGGTACAGTGTTTAGAGATGGGCTCTGGGGTGGGATGAGGGTCTGTGTTGACAGGTGAAGAAGGGCTTAGAGATGGGCTAGGGGGACTGGGGTGGGATGAGGGTCTGTGTTGAGAGAGGGGGTACAGGTGAAGAAGGGCTTAGAGATGGGCCAGGGAAGGGAGTGGTAGATGGTGAAAAGTGCTCAGTGTTTACCCTATATTCTACTAATGTATTTTACTACTATACAAGTGTTTCAGCTTTGTGAAAAGGGAAGAGGCGTAATGTGAAAGCTGTGTTTGTCTACATTCAGTAGAACAAGTTCACATAAGTATTTGTGTGTAATCagggatgatgatgaggaggatggTGAGAAGGCCGCAGCCCGTCAGAACAACACCTCCATGCTCTCCTACTTCAAGACAGGCTCCAAGACCTCCGCCCAGC
Protein-coding sequences here:
- the rnaseh2a gene encoding ribonuclease H2 subunit A, translating into MDLGEFEADNSVSCRLASAIPAVCKTEDCCLGIDEAGRGPVLGPMVYGICFCPVAKKEALKDLKVADSKTLTEAQREDLFRNLDEAKSFVGWALQILSPNTISTSMLQRSKYNLNALSHDAAIGLVQFALDSGVQLKEVFVDTVGPAEKYQEKLSQRFPGVEVTVRPKADSLFPIVSAASICAKVARDHSVKDWNFPEDLGEVDADYGSGYPNDPKTKAWLLKELDPVFGYPQFVRFSWSTTQTLLDSKAVTVHWDDDEEDGEKAAARQNNTSMLSYFKTGSKTSAQQGNTHQTHRFFTERRLQRLATL